In Miscanthus floridulus cultivar M001 chromosome 8, ASM1932011v1, whole genome shotgun sequence, the sequence ggcggcggcggcgtgtacCGCCAGCGGAAGCTCCCGGCGCTCTCATCCGGTGAAAGAAAAGAGGGAAAAGAGACAGGAGCCGGCTCAAATGGACAGCGGAAGCGATTCCGACGGCGCCCCAGAGGAGCTCACCGCCGTCCAGGTACGTCTAGTCCTCTCCCCTCGAGGACCCGAGAGTTACGATTTGCTTGTGTATTCCGCTCAAGCAGACGATGGATATATGCGCAGATATTCCCGTAAGAGGATTATACAGCTCTGTGCCGTCGATTTGGTTGGTCGAGTACTTTTTTTTGGTTGGATTAGGGTTGTTAGCTAGCCTTGCCGGTCATCCTGTTTGTTCTTCACACTTCAAGCTCCATGTTGATATATGTAGAAAATACTGAGTGCTGTGCCTTGTTATTGTCTTTTAGGGTGTTGAGAAGCACGAAGAGATCAGTAAAGTTGAGAAGGACAGTGCTATCAGGTGTGTTTCTTATGCTTACTTTACAGCTGATGACTGGATGGACCTTCTGCTGCCCAATGTGCTACTTTGATCTGTTCTTGTTTCTGTAGACTGTACGCGAGTAGATGCCACTTGATGCTTGCTATGGAGACTAGTTCTGCTTGTCTTCGTGGACTATGCTAGATTCCTTAGTGGTTCTCTTGGTTTCAGTAGATGCAAGTGCCATtacaaattttgttttggacGGTAACCTAATGAAGTCGAGATGCTCAATAATCAGGGAAAAGTAACTCCTTGTACATATTTGTTAGTAATGTTTATGCCTAAATGTAGAGCTTTTAACGTTTACAGTTTCTTTGTTTTATATGTTTATATAGTTTTGTGTATTACTCATGGTGTGTTCCTTGGCCATCCAATCCAATGGTATAACTGTTATTGATTTGTGGGTAACCTTTTTGTGTAACTCATATGGATTACCTATCTGAATCTTGTTTTCTTGAGGTCATCAAGGTGCTATGACTTTTTTTATTATCTGTTTTTTGTATCGCGGAGATAATTATGCCATATGggcatgtgggatgtgtccttgcAGAGCAACATGGGAAGGAAAGGAGCGGAGGAAACGTTGGGCCCAACGAAGAGCATCCTCTAAACCAGATAAGAAGGCGCCCAAGGAAGTAGAAGATGAAGATACTAAACAAAGTGAGGAGAATGAGGAGACAAATACAATGCCTGGAATGCTCCCCACTAGTGTAATTGAAATTCTAGCAGCTCGTGAGAAGTATGTGCACTTCTCTTGCtcaatcaatttttattaaaatCTTTGTTTTTGACTTCAACTTCATTGGTTACTTTGTCTTCATCTCGCACTCTCAGGCAAACTTTCGCATCAGATTCTGAGGAAGAAAATGTAAAGCAGAAGGTTCagaaaaggaagaagagaatGAAAACTGATGGGTATGTTTAATGTTCCTGTCGTCAAATATAAAGTTTCTGAAATGATACTTATGCCAGTGGTCGATGTGTTTATCAGGCCTGAAACTATTCTGCTGAAAGATGTCCGGTCAACGCAACACGTGAAGAATGCCCTTGATTTCTTGGAGCAAAGGAGAAATCGGGTTCCAAGATCAAATGCAGTTTTGAAGAATGCCAGTAAGGCTTTGCGTCTCCTGTCTTCAAAAGGCAATTTTCTAAGTTAAGCATGTGGTAGAATAGCACATTTTCTGAATCTGTGTCTAGACCATCATCTCAACAGCAGATATGGTCAAGAGACTTTGGACCGATGTTGTTTGAATGGAATCAATCTGGCATGTGAGATGTGATGATTAATACACATGTGAATTTTAGTTATCTATTTTTATGGATTTGTGCTGcaaatttctaaagaaaattctgaAAGATTTTCAAATTTCGATAGCAATGTAACACTTCTTTTATCAGACTATCAGACGGTTGTTGTATTGACTTATTGTATACTTTTGCTATTACCGTTCGTCTGGAAATGTTTTACTGGTGCATTTCTTTTGGCATGCTGATAGCACTTCTtcggtttttattttattttttaaaaaggaTAGTACTCCTAATTATTATATTCTTCCGCAACAGTACGTTTGTTGTGTTTGTAGAAGGACGTGTCAAAGAGGATTTCTTTAAAGACCTGTTTGGATGGATTAGGACAAACAACTAGTCTAAGTGGACTAGTGAACTAATAATTAGTCCATGACTAGTAAACTAATAATTAGTCTGCATGTTTGATACTTAGGGACTAAAAATTAGTCAACTAGTTGTTAGTTctgtggatccaaacagggcctaaagtaTTCGACAAAGGTTGTATGTGTTACGAAGGTATTGTGGTTGATCAGAACAATGTAGAGCTCCAACATTAAAAACGAAATATAGTAAAATAAATAAGATTAGTACAATAGATCAGAGGAATGATTCCGTATGAACTCAAGCATGAGGGTGTTCAAAAAATAAGGATGCATATGTAATATGTTGCCAGTCTAAGTTTATCTGATACAAAGGAGGTTACAACATAAGACGTGGCTCAACATTCTGTCACAAAAGGCTCTTTTTTATTTTTGAGATTCTGTCACAAAAAGGCTCTAGATATATAGATTTTGTAGTTTGGAGACCTAGGTAAGAATGATTTATGATAGTTTAGAAATCGTGGCGTAACTTACTCTCTTTTTTCTAGGGTGCGGGACGCGCTTACAGGGTGGTTCTTCCACAAAGATATAGACCACAGTACCACCCATCTTTAGTCtcgctttttttttttgcaaattacaCAAGTACAAACGCATGAATACACGTACACAAACCTTACCCTATGAGCATCTCCGAAAGACTGTGCCGGCACATCTCGAGATTGACAAAGACACCACAGGCGTCTCACTGTCGATGGAAATGCTGACTACCACTGAAAACATAACgtcgttaaatcctagaataaagtCAGGAAAATGCGAGCACCCGTGTAAGTCAAGAATTTGAACCTGGGTAGACATGTTCCACCATAAGGAACCTAACCAACTGAGGTAGTCTCAGTTTGCATCTTTAGTCTATCGCTAATGCTATGGTGAGGGCGTCCGTCGGGGCGTGTCCGTCAACAAGGCAACAGGTTGCCCCTCCATCACTGCCTAGCGACCTTTTCTAAAAAAACCGCATTTGATAGCGTGCGGCTTTGCCGCGCCGTCCTCCGCCCTTGCCACCACGAGCCGTGGGGGCGCCCTCATTCCCCGCCGCGGCGCCTTCCTCCCAATAACGCGGTCTTCCTCCCAATCCACGCCACGCCAGCCGCAGGTGCTCGCCCTGCCATCGTGCTCACCAGGGGTGCTCGCGGCCTCGCGCAGGCGGTGCTTGCCCAGGCCACCGAGCAGGTGCTCGCCCTGGTGCGCGTAGTGCTCGCCACTCTCGCTAGCGCATCGACGAGCTCCATGCACCTCCACCGACCTCTGTGCTGGCGTCGAGCTCTACAACGACgagctccattcgtccaagcaacaaGGCGACATTAGCACTGAaaagcatgttgcaagcgtatgtttcaagtgtttcagagtatgttgcaagtatttcgtaaggatgttgcaaaagtagattgggatgttgcatatgttgcaatggttgtacacgtatgggCAAACATTTGTTCCCAATGTTGTAAGTGTGTTTtctctagatgttgcatatgtttcacacatatgttgcaagtgtgtttatctggatgttgcgtatgtgttgcaatgttttTCAAGCGTTTCGTGTGTTTTTGCAAGCGCCAGTTTTAAgcgtttcatctgttttcagatatatgttgcaagtgttgtatctgaatgtttcaaaagcagaTCGAGTATTGTATCTTCCTCCACGTCTTCTGTTGCCTCGCCTTGGTGTCTCCTCCTCGCTTTCTGCTACCTTACATCCTTCTCAGACTATGGAAGGGTGCGGCGGGGACGCACCGCGGGATGGTGGCGCAGACGTGAGCGCACGCTCTTCTCTTCTGTTACGCAAAAGGTAGCGCTTCAGTCCCTTCAGTTTCTCTGAGATAAGACAGTTCCCGTCAGTTTTTCGATTACGCGGGATGCTGAGATAAGACAGTTCTATTGATGGGCCGTGATGCCAGCCCACGGTTCAGTGTCTGAGTTGCGTCTGGACGCGCTGCTAGCGCCAGACGTCCGGCGCTAGTGCATACGTCAATCTATAGGATATTTTTTGTGTTTCATGAAGGACAATTTTTTCATATCAAAACGATGGGAGCAGCTAAACTACGGCCGGCCGTAATATAGCTTATCGCACGGCCTTTCCTTTTTTGGTAAAAAGTGCaattattttattcttttttcggcAAGGATGCTAATTAGCGTTTGTTTATGGTGGGATGTGACCAGGGCCAGATACCGACCACACATTTGCACATCTATACGTTCACAAAAAGAGGTAAATAAGGCCTAGACGTATGCTCTTTTaggtactatatatatatatatatatatatatatatatatatatatatatatatatatatatatatatatatatatatatatatacacacacacacacacacacgttcACAAAAGGGCAATGTTTTCAGAAAAAAGAACACATCTCAGAAAAGAATATATTTGCATCtgcagttttttttaaaaaaaagcacAACACTATACATTTAGTCCCACACATTTGCACATCTTCTCTATACTGGCCCCGGATCTTGCTTCTCTCTACATGGCCTGCATTCCTGCATGTTAAAAAAACATAACATGTGTCATAATTTTGTTGCTGGAAGGAGCTAAAAAAAAGGATGCTTATGTTCATGGAGCCTCTATTGGTGATGAGCAGGTTCCTGTAGTGGATTCAATTTTCCTAGGCAATGTAAGTGTTATTCATTAGGCAACAATGTCTTCCTATTAGGCAATTTTGGTATTCGAAAAAAGCAAGTATAATGTTTGTGTTCATTTGCAACCCACAGCCCCACCCCAACCTCCAACCTCCAACCCCGGTTTATTTGCAAAAATACATATCAAACAGAGACAGGGTGATGATGTCAATAACTAGTTTTTGTACAAAAGGCAGACTAATTCAATGGTTGAACAGAAAGGATCATCATAATAGTAGAACTACCTCCAGATTAGCAACAAAAGACTAAATTGCCTATTTAGGAGCACATTGTTGTCTAACAAATGACTTAAGTTGCCTGACAAAATGACACTTAAATTGTCTAAGAAAATGATTGTGTTTTTCTTTTGCGTGTGTGTGATCATACCTCGTTGCCGCCATTTGGACGATGGCGCACACACTCCATGAAACCTCTGCCCTCTAGGCATTGTATGAAGAACTATCCATGTAAAATGCATGCACAGAAAAAGCTATTGTCATTGCATTTGTACATAGCAGAAAGCAAAAAACATTACAGTTAAAATGCCTACAATATGACAATTGAACAAGGACAACTAGCTCGATAATGTACGGCATCCAGTATTTCCATGTATGCTTAGAAATCAGAAACTCACACGAAGAAAATATGGTAATCAGCCTGCTCGTCTGCAATTATTTGGCTGTGGCCGCAGCTTATTGCAGCTATACCTACAGTATAGTCTAGTTTACTTTTGCAGCCAAAATAGCGGCAGCCGGTTGCAAGAAGCTGCATTTTCTTAGGCAATTTAAGTGTCATTCATTAGGCAACAATATCTTCTTAAATAGGCAATTTTTGTATTTTGAATAAGCAAGTATAGTGTTCAAACAGCAACAAAGTATTTTAGTCTTGAACAGTAATACCTGAACAGTATTTTCTCCTCTCCCCCAAGCATACACCTAGAGTGACCAAAACAGCAACAAAAAGCATTTTAGTCCCTAAAAAAGTTGGTGCAGGTTaagagaataaaaaacaaaatctgTGTTCAAAGTAGAAAATGATGAGTACCAAAAAAGAAGATTTTACAATGCATCGAGATTGGATCAGGTCGTTTTGTGCAACTCATGGGACCTGCTCAGCTGTGCTTTTGAAGTAGCTACAGCAGTTGCTACTGCTTATTTTCTACTACAAAGAATAGTAAATGTAGGCAggcttgcagcagcagcagccacaacGCTTGCTGCAGCAGGCAGTTCCGATAAGTCTGACATATACATAGCAGAGGCACCTAAGTGCATATCTGCTTTCCCCAGTACAGCATATATGTTTCTCACATGATCCATCTTTCTAAAATAAACAACCACAATCCCTCAGTATCCTCTATGTAAGGAAAACCATCAGTATTTGATTAGGAGGCTCCATATTTCCAGATAGACTAACCATGTGTAATCATGTCAGTAAAAGGTCATCCTGAATCCATTCATACTACTTAGTGGAGGTTCATAAATCACATCTGAAACTACTAAGCTTAGTAGTTGTTTTATCCATTTTATAGGTAGCATCAGAAGGTATCTCGAATCACTTAACAGGAATCCTTGATACTAGCCAACCCCTAAGATGACTACCTTCTACCTGATCGAGTTCAGGCAGCAGATTACCAAATGACAGCATGGATATGATGCAATTTGCTAAACCTACAGAGCACAATATGGATCAAGGCAGGATTAGCAGCAGGCATCTAAGCATGAGCATGAAGCACTGAAAAAGCAACTAAAAGTTGATCCACTCGGGCAAGGCGATGGTGGAAAGGACTAGAACACAGCGACATCCGCTCGGGCAGTTAGCTAGTGAATAAAAATTATTGAATCTTAGCTGAGAGCAAGGAATGATCACAAAGCACATCAATTTTGGTCCACTGAACTACTGCTGGTAAACTAAAAACTGTTGAGAGAAACATTACCTAAACTCCTGAACTGTTGTTGGACAGCTAATGTTTCTGCagaactgctgctgctgctacaaaATTACCAAGCACTCAAAAAAAGCTAGTAGGTCAGGCAAAGGATAaataaatcaatacaaacaccAAGTAGCTACAAAGAAGCTAGGGAGAACATGGCAAGCCGCTGCTCAAATCTGAAGAAAACATAGCTAAGCTATGCAGTGCCAAAATGCTGCTTATGCTGCCCAATGGTGGCCTAGCTAAGGTTGCAGTTGCTATGACCTGCAGATAAGAACTGGAGTAACCAATCAACAGAGAAAGCAGGGATCCAAGAAAAGCACACCAAGCTGCATTTTCTTAGGCAATGCTGTAGTGGATTACATTTTCTTAGGCAATTTAAGTGTCATTCGTCAGGCAATAATGTCTTCCCAAATAGGCAATTTATGTATTCTGAAAAAGCAAGTATAGTGTCTGTATTCATTTGCAACCCACAGCCCCAGCCCCACCCCTCGGTTTAtttgcaaaaaaataaaaatgcatagctctattttcatttttatgcATCACACCTATTTTGTGTAACGGGCAAAAATACAGATCAAGGTCAACAGAATATGAGAGTAAACAGAATATGTGAGGACTCTGGAATATGTGATAAACAGAATATGTGAGTAACTAGAATATGTGAGTGACCATGGCTTCACTGGGAAATTCTATTGGCAATCCAGGAATATGTAATATAATGTACAAAATGAATGTAGAAGTCAGATGGCAATTTCTAAATTAGGTGCACATGAAACAGAATTGTGAGGACTCTAGAACAATTCACAAAGATTATCCATTTCAGACTCAAAATAACAGTCAGCAATACCTAGTTCAATTTGCATTATGCAAACACTGGCTGTCAGAATACAGAAGTAGAAACCACAACTCTAATGTAACTGCTAGGTAAAGAAACTAACAAATCTCAAGATAATACTATAACAGACATATTGTTGAAGTAAATATCTAAGGGTACATAAACCATAGGTATGACCTAGATATTCCCTCATAAAAATATCAACAGATTTCCAGATAGATGTACACAAGGGAATTGATGGCCACTATTTTACCTGGGGCGGTCACCCGGTGGGATAGAGTTGAAGGGACGAGACGGGGGCTTGGAGGACTTCTTGAGGGTATTAGGCACAACCTCTGATGGCAGGTTGAGGAAGCTGCGGAGGTGCTCAATGCCATTGTTGGTGAGGTACCAGTAGTAGTACTGCCAGAAGAAGGTCTCATTCCTTTGACTTGAAGCTCTGCATGAGCTTAATCACCTCCAAGTTGGGCACATCAAGCTTCGGGTGCTTGGACAGGTTGTTGTCCTTCTTGGCATACAGGACCCCCTCTGCAACATAAGTACAACAGTTTTTCATATACCCTCAAACTAAACTTGGGGTCGTACATAATCCGAATATCGCTAATGCTTATAATGTCTAAATTGGTAGACGATAATAAAAAACAACTAACATCAGAACTATTTAATCGCATTTGCATCACATGGCATCCGGTTTGAGTCACTCCCTCTACAGGAAACACAAAATATACCAAACAAGCATTTCGGAATTGGGTTGCAATCAAGAGCTCCCATTTTACTCATTTACCTTCTACTGGGTGCAACAACCCTGCTGCTGAGAATTGAGAACTCATCGGTTGGGGGAAAACCCGCAGGCAGCAGGCATCTAATGAACTAATCGCGAATGGGAATGGCAACCAGTATAACATACTGGGCGCGCCTAGGGGACCGAAAAGGGAGAAGGAGCTCACCATGGAAGAGGTACTTGCAGATCTCGCGGCGGTTCTTCTTGGAGATGATCTGCGACAGAGGGGTGCAAAATCGCGTTAGAAGACGCGGGTGGAGCAGACGCATTGGTAAACCAACAGACGTAGATCTGTTGAGAGGCGCTTACCATGGTCAACGAAGGACTCGCGGCGGCACtggaaacgacgacgacggcgacggctggGGTGAGCCGAAGCTGAGCACCACGCGCCGGCCGCTGCCAGTGCCCGGAGCCGAAGTTGGCAGGGTGGCTCGATCTGCACAGACGAGCCAGGAGTGGGTGGAGTTACGGCCGTCCCGGGACGCCGGGAGGCGCGGCGGATTGGGGACCGGAGAGAAGACCTAGAAAGAGaatgaggaggagagagaggggaggtgGAGAAATGAACAGGCGTGCGTCCCTTTTCTCTTCCCAGTGGGGTTCACCCCGGCGTTCACAAGTGTTGAGACGTGCTAGCTCTATGGTTCGATTCTGCTGTGCGCACGCCCGGCCAACCTAAAGTCTTTACCCAAAACGATTGTTCATGATTCACTTTCATTTCTTTAATCACTTCTGTCGAAAGTTGATGTGTCTGGCATTTCGGAGATGATTGATGCTTACAAAGCGAGCGTGTGTGTGTTCTTTATTCCTGACTCGACACCAGACATCAGAGCTCGAGCTTGGCATGGCCGTCGAGCTCCTGCCATACTTTCTACTGCTTCCCCTGCTAGCCATACCACTCGTCTTCCTCGCGCTGTGCCGCGGAAGGGATGCCCAGCGGCGCTTCCCACCAGGGCCGTGGGCGCTGCCGGTCATCGGCCACCTGCACCACCTCGCTGGCGCGCCACCGCACCGAGCCCTGCGCGACCTGGCGTGACGCAACGGCCCGCTAATGCTGCTGCGCTTCTGCGAGCTCCCCGTCGTGGTCGCCTCGTCCCCGGACGCGGCGCGCGAGATCCTGAAGACGCACGACGTCAACTTA encodes:
- the LOC136475923 gene encoding uncharacterized protein; this encodes MCSEPTRLAKPRPSTYTFGLLSSTVSQKLETLPAAAACTASGSSRRSHPVKEKREKRQEPAQMDSGSDSDGAPEELTAVQGVEKHEEISKVEKDSAIRATWEGKERRKRWAQRRASSKPDKKAPKEVEDEDTKQSEENEETNTMPGMLPTSVIEILAAREKQTFASDSEEENVKQKVQKRKKRMKTDGPETILLKDVRSTQHVKNALDFLEQRRNRVPRSNAVLKNASKALRLLSSKGNFLS